The following proteins are encoded in a genomic region of Bosea beijingensis:
- a CDS encoding RBBP9/YdeN family alpha/beta hydrolase, whose amino-acid sequence MKSSDVDILIIPGWSGSGPDHWQSRWETRLKTARRVEQADWYKPSRHVWADEIVKAVRSATRPVVLVGHSAGCSAIAFAAEHLHPGEVAGAFLVAPASEKAKGAVPGIGPDFIAHRREKLPFPSVLIASATDPYCTQDEAKELAEVWGSEFVDAGDSGHLNSESGHGPWPDGLLRFAGFLKSLSVVPQTLSQ is encoded by the coding sequence ATGAAATCCTCCGACGTCGATATCCTCATCATTCCCGGCTGGTCGGGCTCCGGGCCCGACCATTGGCAGAGCCGCTGGGAAACCCGGCTCAAGACGGCGCGCCGCGTCGAGCAGGCGGATTGGTACAAGCCCTCGCGCCATGTCTGGGCCGATGAGATCGTGAAGGCCGTGCGCAGCGCCACACGCCCCGTCGTGCTGGTCGGGCACTCGGCCGGCTGCAGTGCGATCGCCTTCGCCGCCGAGCATCTGCATCCCGGTGAGGTTGCCGGCGCCTTCCTGGTCGCGCCAGCTTCCGAGAAGGCGAAGGGCGCGGTGCCCGGCATCGGGCCGGATTTCATCGCGCATCGGCGCGAGAAGCTGCCATTCCCCTCCGTGCTGATCGCCAGCGCGACCGATCCCTATTGCACGCAGGACGAGGCGAAGGAATTGGCCGAAGTCTGGGGTTCCGAATTCGTCGATGCCGGCGATAGCGGCCACCTCAACAGCGAATCCGGGCATGGCCCCTGGCCTGACGGTCTCTTGCGTTTCGCGGGCTTTCTCAAGAGCTTGAGCGTCGTTCCGCAGACATTGAGTCAGTAG
- a CDS encoding RNA methyltransferase — MTGSGTDRTRPAVQAPAPIVILVEPQLAENIGMCARAMANFGLSEMRLVAPRDGWPSGGGLKKGATAAASGATHILENARLFDTAAEAIADLNHVLATTARERGQMKRVLTPAEAMPEMAGRIGSGERVGILFGRERIGLTNEEISLADAILTFPVNPAFASLNLAQAVLLNGYEWFKTTNGEPPFRENNPSPPAKREMILSMFDYLEGELDLCGFFPPGKKPVMTANLRDVLHRLDMTEQEARTLRGVFKSLVEGPKKARLLARQADEADGAEG, encoded by the coding sequence ATGACCGGTTCCGGCACCGACCGCACCCGCCCGGCCGTCCAGGCCCCTGCCCCCATCGTCATCCTGGTCGAGCCGCAGCTCGCCGAGAATATCGGCATGTGCGCCCGCGCCATGGCGAATTTCGGCCTCTCCGAGATGCGCCTCGTCGCTCCGCGCGACGGCTGGCCGAGCGGCGGCGGCCTCAAGAAGGGCGCGACCGCGGCCGCCTCCGGCGCCACCCATATCCTGGAGAACGCCCGGCTCTTTGACACCGCCGCCGAGGCCATCGCCGATCTCAACCATGTGCTCGCAACGACCGCCCGCGAGCGCGGCCAGATGAAGCGCGTGCTGACCCCGGCCGAAGCGATGCCGGAAATGGCCGGCCGTATCGGCTCCGGCGAACGCGTCGGCATCCTGTTCGGGCGCGAGCGCATCGGCCTGACCAATGAGGAGATCAGTCTCGCCGATGCGATCCTGACCTTCCCGGTCAATCCCGCCTTCGCCTCGCTGAACCTCGCCCAGGCCGTGCTGCTCAACGGCTATGAATGGTTCAAGACGACCAATGGCGAGCCGCCCTTCCGCGAGAACAATCCTTCGCCGCCGGCCAAGCGCGAGATGATCCTGTCGATGTTCGACTATCTCGAGGGCGAGCTCGATCTCTGCGGCTTCTTCCCCCCGGGCAAAAAACCGGTGATGACTGCCAATCTCCGCGACGTTCTGCATCGGCTCGACATGACCGAACAGGAAGCCCGGACGCTGCGCGGCGTCTTCAAGTCGCTGGTCGAGGGGCCGAAGAAGGCGCGGCTGCTCGCGCGGCAAGCGGATGAGGCGGACGGCGCCGAAGGATAA
- a CDS encoding NAD(P)/FAD-dependent oxidoreductase encodes MKVDTIVLGAGVVGISVALHLQKAGRATLLVDRRAPGEETSYGNAGLIQREGVYPYGFPHDFGALIRYAMNNTIDAHYHWSAIPKLAPFLFSYWMHSRASHHEAIAHKYAKLIEHCVTEHDALAQEAGATNLLRRDGWMKVFRTEQQRDERLAEAERWNREFGLNYRALDMATLKAEEPHLDHGSLIGGLHWTDPTTVVDPLGLSKAYVALFEKLGGRLAIGDAGTLQQNGAGWTVTLADGTTAEAKDVVVALGPWADVLSNKLGYRLPLAVKRGYHMHYKPQGNAVLNHPVLDTERGYFLAPMLQGIRLTTGAEFADRDAPKTPVQLARAEPIAKKLFPLGERVDAEPWLGRRPCTPDMMPIIGPAPKHKGLWFSFGHAHHGLTLAAVTGRMIAEMVTGQKVFVDPAPFAPARFS; translated from the coding sequence ATGAAGGTGGATACGATCGTTCTCGGCGCCGGTGTCGTCGGCATTTCGGTCGCGCTTCATCTCCAGAAGGCCGGACGCGCCACGTTGCTGGTCGACCGTCGCGCGCCGGGCGAGGAAACCAGCTACGGCAATGCCGGTCTGATCCAGCGCGAGGGCGTCTATCCCTACGGCTTCCCGCATGATTTCGGTGCGCTCATCCGCTACGCGATGAACAACACCATCGACGCGCACTATCACTGGAGCGCGATCCCGAAGCTCGCGCCCTTCCTGTTCTCGTACTGGATGCATTCGCGCGCCTCGCATCACGAAGCGATCGCGCATAAATACGCCAAGCTGATCGAGCATTGCGTCACCGAGCACGACGCGCTCGCGCAGGAGGCCGGAGCCACCAACCTGCTGCGCCGCGACGGCTGGATGAAGGTGTTCCGCACTGAGCAGCAGCGGGACGAGCGCCTCGCCGAAGCCGAACGCTGGAACCGTGAGTTCGGCTTGAACTACCGCGCGCTCGACATGGCGACGCTCAAGGCCGAGGAGCCGCATCTCGACCATGGCAGCCTGATCGGCGGCCTGCACTGGACCGACCCGACGACCGTCGTCGACCCGCTCGGCCTGTCCAAGGCCTATGTCGCGCTGTTCGAGAAACTCGGCGGCCGGCTCGCCATCGGCGATGCCGGCACGCTCCAGCAGAACGGCGCCGGCTGGACCGTCACCCTCGCCGACGGCACCACGGCCGAAGCCAAGGATGTCGTCGTGGCGCTCGGCCCCTGGGCCGACGTGCTCAGCAACAAGCTGGGTTACCGTCTGCCGCTCGCGGTCAAGCGCGGCTATCACATGCATTACAAGCCGCAGGGCAACGCCGTGCTCAACCACCCGGTGCTCGACACCGAGCGCGGCTATTTCCTCGCCCCCATGCTGCAGGGCATTCGCCTGACCACCGGCGCCGAATTCGCAGACCGCGACGCGCCGAAGACTCCGGTGCAGCTCGCCCGCGCCGAGCCGATCGCCAAGAAGCTCTTTCCGCTCGGCGAGCGCGTCGATGCCGAGCCCTGGCTCGGCCGCCGGCCCTGCACGCCGGACATGATGCCGATCATCGGCCCGGCGCCGAAGCACAAGGGCCTGTGGTTCTCCTTCGGCCACGCCCATCACGGCCTGACGCTCGCCGCCGTGACCGGCCGCATGATCGCGGAGATGGTCACGGGCCAGAAGGTCTTCGTCGACCCGGCGCCGTTCGCGCCGGCGCGCTTTTCATAG
- a CDS encoding cobaltochelatase CobT-related protein has product MRWRSMLQRMGGWLSQPPAHVPNLPAPDEYRVFTKAHDREIRLEDLDAALGPMDVAQHREFEASKQACSIGLKEWQAEANIRALLWRNQLAEIISDVDRRNAAVCILLDLSGSMRGQKMMMVVGALGVFGVVPQAFGMQCEILGFTTLGWRGGRSREDWVKAGKPRWPGRLNDLLHLVVADADVRDSARLANFSLLLRPDLLKENIDGEAVEWACSRLMARQVERRALIVISDGAPVDDATLSANEPDILSDHLQEIMEIVRERSEIEVFGIGIDYSPAQYYPTSQVAATPDELLDALFRTLLNFLKSKRPKEGNAPLVDQLDEDGEQSSKPAKILRET; this is encoded by the coding sequence ATGCGCTGGCGTTCGATGCTGCAGCGTATGGGTGGTTGGCTCAGCCAGCCGCCCGCGCATGTGCCGAACCTACCAGCACCCGACGAATATCGGGTCTTCACGAAAGCTCATGATCGCGAGATTCGTCTCGAAGACTTGGATGCCGCCTTGGGGCCGATGGATGTGGCCCAACACCGCGAGTTCGAAGCCAGCAAGCAAGCCTGCTCTATTGGGCTGAAGGAGTGGCAGGCCGAGGCAAACATCAGAGCGTTGCTCTGGCGCAATCAGCTAGCTGAAATTATTTCTGACGTTGATCGCCGCAACGCAGCCGTGTGTATTTTACTCGACCTGTCCGGCTCGATGCGCGGCCAGAAAATGATGATGGTAGTAGGGGCGCTGGGTGTGTTTGGCGTCGTGCCGCAGGCGTTCGGCATGCAATGCGAGATTCTTGGCTTTACAACGCTGGGATGGCGCGGCGGCCGGAGTAGAGAAGATTGGGTGAAGGCTGGGAAACCTCGATGGCCCGGCCGCCTCAACGATCTACTGCACCTCGTCGTTGCTGATGCTGATGTGCGGGATAGCGCTCGCCTCGCCAATTTCTCGCTATTGCTGCGTCCAGATCTTCTCAAAGAGAATATCGATGGCGAGGCGGTCGAGTGGGCATGCTCTCGCCTAATGGCTCGACAGGTTGAGCGGCGTGCTCTGATCGTCATTTCTGATGGGGCGCCGGTCGACGATGCAACACTCTCGGCCAATGAACCGGATATTCTGAGCGATCACCTTCAAGAGATTATGGAGATTGTTCGAGAGCGCTCCGAGATCGAGGTTTTTGGAATCGGGATCGACTACAGCCCTGCGCAATACTATCCGACGTCGCAGGTTGCGGCGACGCCGGATGAATTATTGGATGCGCTTTTCCGCACTTTGCTGAACTTCCTTAAGTCCAAGCGTCCCAAAGAGGGCAATGCTCCGCTTGTGGATCAGCTAGATGAAGATGGAGAGCAAAGCAGTAAACCCGCAAAAATTCTGCGTGAAACATGA
- the rpe gene encoding ribulose-phosphate 3-epimerase: MTRPIRIAPSILSADFAKLGEEVRAVDAAGADWIHCDVMDGHFVPNITFGPDVLKAIRPHTQKFFDVHLMIAPVDPYVEAFAKAGADLISFHVEAGPHPHRTLQAIKAQGKQAGIVLNPGTPASAAEALIEDVDLILLMTVNPGFGGQSFIRSVVEKVAQVKALIGDRPITLEIDGGVTPETAPLVVKAGADTLVAGSAVFKGGPSAYAGNIEAIRGAAEAARGSWV, encoded by the coding sequence ATGACCCGTCCCATCCGCATCGCCCCCTCGATCCTCTCGGCCGATTTCGCCAAACTCGGCGAGGAGGTGCGCGCGGTCGACGCTGCCGGTGCCGACTGGATCCATTGCGACGTGATGGACGGGCATTTCGTGCCGAATATCACCTTCGGTCCCGATGTGCTCAAGGCGATCCGCCCGCATACCCAGAAGTTCTTCGACGTGCATCTGATGATCGCGCCCGTCGACCCCTATGTCGAAGCCTTCGCCAAGGCCGGTGCCGACCTGATCTCCTTCCATGTCGAGGCCGGTCCGCATCCGCACCGCACGCTCCAGGCCATCAAGGCGCAGGGCAAGCAGGCCGGCATCGTGCTCAATCCCGGCACGCCGGCGAGCGCCGCCGAAGCCCTGATCGAGGATGTCGACCTGATCCTGCTGATGACGGTCAATCCGGGCTTCGGCGGGCAGAGCTTCATCCGTTCGGTGGTCGAGAAGGTTGCGCAGGTGAAGGCGCTGATCGGCGACCGGCCGATCACGCTCGAGATCGACGGCGGGGTGACGCCCGAGACGGCGCCGCTGGTCGTCAAGGCCGGCGCCGATACGCTGGTCGCCGGCTCGGCCGTGTTCAAGGGCGGGCCTTCGGCCTATGCCGGCAATATCGAAGCGATCCGTGGGGCGGCCGAAGCCGCGCGCGGGTCGTGGGTTTGA
- the purB gene encoding adenylosuccinate lyase produces the protein MIPRYSRPEMVAIWEPQTRFRIWFEIEAHATDKLAELGVVPKEAAATIWAKAKDAVFDVERIDEIERVTKHDVIAFLTHLAEIVGPEARFVHQGMTSSDILDTTLSVQLARATDLLIADVDALLAAIKRRAFEHKLTPTIGRSHGIHAEPVTFGLKLAQAYAEFDRCRARLVAARAEIATCAISGAVGTFANIDPQVEAYVAEKMGLTVEPVSTQVIPRDRHAMYFATLGVVASCIERLATEIRHLQRTEVYEAEEYFSPGQKGSSAMPHKRNPVLTENLTGLSRLVRGMVTPALENVALWHERDISHSSVERMIGPDATVTLDFALARLTGVVDKLLVYPQNMRKNLDRLGGLHNSQRVLLALTQAGASREDSYAMVQRNAMRTWEHGEDFLTNLMADKDVAEKLSASELKAMFDEGYHFKHVDTIFHRVFGES, from the coding sequence ATGATCCCGCGCTATTCCCGCCCCGAGATGGTTGCCATCTGGGAGCCGCAGACCCGGTTCCGCATCTGGTTCGAGATCGAGGCGCATGCGACCGACAAGCTCGCGGAGCTCGGCGTGGTGCCGAAGGAAGCTGCCGCGACGATCTGGGCCAAGGCCAAGGACGCCGTCTTCGACGTCGAGCGCATCGACGAGATCGAGCGCGTCACCAAGCATGACGTCATCGCCTTCCTGACGCATCTGGCCGAGATCGTCGGGCCGGAGGCGCGCTTCGTTCACCAGGGCATGACCTCGTCGGACATCCTCGACACCACGCTCTCGGTCCAGCTCGCGCGCGCCACCGATCTTCTGATCGCCGATGTCGATGCGCTGCTCGCAGCGATCAAGCGCCGTGCCTTCGAGCACAAGCTCACCCCGACCATCGGCCGCTCGCACGGCATCCATGCCGAGCCGGTGACCTTCGGGCTCAAGCTCGCGCAGGCCTATGCCGAGTTCGACCGCTGCCGCGCCCGCCTCGTCGCCGCCCGGGCGGAAATCGCGACCTGCGCGATCTCGGGCGCCGTCGGCACCTTCGCCAATATCGATCCGCAGGTCGAAGCCTATGTCGCGGAGAAGATGGGTCTCACCGTCGAGCCGGTCTCGACCCAGGTGATCCCGCGCGACCGTCACGCGATGTATTTCGCCACACTTGGCGTCGTCGCCTCCTGCATCGAGCGGCTCGCGACCGAGATCCGCCACCTGCAGCGCACCGAGGTCTACGAGGCGGAAGAGTATTTCTCGCCGGGCCAGAAGGGCTCCTCGGCGATGCCGCACAAGCGCAACCCGGTCCTGACCGAGAACCTGACCGGTCTGTCCCGTCTCGTCCGCGGCATGGTCACGCCGGCGCTTGAGAACGTCGCCCTCTGGCACGAGCGCGACATTTCGCATTCCTCGGTCGAGCGCATGATCGGCCCCGATGCCACCGTGACGCTCGATTTCGCCTTGGCGCGCCTTACCGGGGTTGTCGACAAGCTGCTGGTCTACCCGCAGAACATGCGCAAGAACCTCGACCGTCTCGGCGGCCTGCATAACTCGCAGCGCGTTCTGCTGGCCCTGACGCAGGCCGGCGCCAGCCGCGAGGACAGCTACGCCATGGTCCAGCGCAACGCGATGCGCACCTGGGAGCATGGCGAGGACTTCCTGACCAATCTGATGGCCGACAAGGACGTCGCCGAGAAGCTCTCCGCTTCCGAGCTCAAGGCGATGTTCGACGAGGGCTATCACTTCAAGCATGTCGACACGATCTTCCACCGGGTGTTCGGGGAAAGCTGA
- a CDS encoding dipeptidase, whose translation MALAKPPVQDNAYAAALALLDRVPLIDGHNDLPYVMRKDAKAKGDVAAYGLDKVHAEGDTDIPRMQAGKMAAQFFAAYVPPNHPRPAGFALAQIALMRDILKRHADVFRPGLSAADVEAAKAEGRIALFMTIENGSAVDGELDSLDAYYDLGVRLMTLCHNDTTDWCDSATDAPRHNGLTAFGKDVLRRMNKLGMVIDLAHVAPKVMHDALDVSSAPLVWSHSNAFTLCDHPRNVPDDVLDRVAGNGGVVMATFVPDFISQASRDWHRPAKDQYGKSPEGVDHDKVEAEIAAKSGPRPKATLPEYCDHVEYLARRIGHDHIGIGSDFFGWVNPDGLEDTTTFPSVIAELIRRGWSEENLTKLAGGNTLRVLRAVEKAAG comes from the coding sequence ATGGCCCTCGCCAAACCGCCCGTCCAGGACAATGCCTACGCCGCCGCGCTCGCACTGCTCGATCGCGTCCCGCTGATCGACGGCCATAACGATCTGCCCTATGTCATGCGCAAGGACGCCAAGGCGAAGGGCGATGTCGCCGCCTACGGCCTCGACAAGGTCCACGCCGAGGGCGACACCGATATCCCGCGCATGCAGGCCGGCAAGATGGCGGCGCAGTTCTTCGCGGCCTATGTCCCGCCGAACCATCCCAGACCCGCAGGCTTCGCGCTCGCCCAGATCGCGCTGATGCGCGACATCCTCAAGCGCCATGCCGACGTCTTCCGGCCCGGCCTCTCCGCCGCCGATGTCGAGGCCGCCAAGGCCGAAGGGCGCATCGCCCTGTTCATGACCATCGAGAACGGCTCTGCGGTCGATGGCGAACTCGACTCGCTCGACGCCTATTACGATCTCGGCGTCCGCCTGATGACGCTCTGCCACAACGACACCACCGACTGGTGCGATTCCGCCACCGACGCCCCGCGCCATAACGGCCTCACCGCCTTCGGCAAGGACGTGTTGCGCCGGATGAACAAGCTCGGCATGGTCATCGACCTCGCCCATGTCGCGCCGAAGGTGATGCATGACGCGCTCGACGTCTCCAGCGCCCCGCTGGTCTGGTCGCATTCCAACGCCTTCACGCTCTGCGACCACCCGCGCAACGTCCCCGACGACGTGCTCGACCGCGTCGCCGGCAATGGCGGCGTCGTGATGGCGACTTTTGTGCCGGACTTCATCAGCCAGGCCTCGCGCGACTGGCATCGCCCGGCCAAGGACCAGTACGGCAAGAGCCCCGAAGGCGTCGACCATGACAAGGTCGAGGCCGAGATCGCCGCCAAGTCCGGCCCGCGTCCGAAGGCGACGCTTCCCGAGTATTGCGACCATGTCGAGTACCTCGCCAGGCGCATCGGCCACGACCACATCGGCATCGGCTCGGACTTCTTCGGCTGGGTCAATCCGGACGGGCTCGAGGACACCACGACCTTCCCGTCGGTGATCGCCGAGCTGATCCGCCGCGGCTGGTCGGAGGAGAACCTGACCAAGCTCGCCGGCGGCAACACGCTGCGCGTGCTGCGGGCGGTCGAGAAGGCCGCGGGCTGA
- a CDS encoding glutathione S-transferase family protein: MITLYSGPLSLFSRKVEIALTEKGLAFQRIMVPFNQTTGYDPRHPEVLALNPKRQVPVLTDCGLVLYDSTVINEYLDEAYPEPKLMPDSPVDRARCRLDELYGDEILFQALKPLMHRTEPPSPDRDRRIAQEADALIAEEGLLRHYDVLEQKLAGRPFFGGRLSMADIALFMSMLFIRRLGGPSLDGYPGLAEWYARLKLRPAFAQVVAEMAEADRRLSFPVKLRSA; encoded by the coding sequence ATGATCACACTCTATTCCGGGCCGTTGAGCCTGTTCTCTCGCAAGGTCGAGATCGCGCTGACCGAGAAGGGCCTGGCCTTCCAGCGCATCATGGTGCCGTTCAACCAGACGACGGGCTATGACCCTCGCCATCCGGAGGTGCTGGCGCTCAATCCGAAGCGTCAGGTGCCGGTGCTGACCGATTGCGGGCTCGTGCTCTACGATTCCACGGTGATCAACGAATATCTCGACGAGGCCTATCCCGAGCCGAAGCTGATGCCGGACTCGCCGGTCGATCGGGCCCGCTGCCGGCTCGACGAGCTCTATGGCGACGAGATCCTGTTCCAGGCCCTAAAGCCGCTGATGCACCGTACGGAGCCGCCTTCGCCGGATCGCGACCGCCGCATTGCGCAGGAGGCCGATGCGCTGATCGCCGAGGAGGGGCTGCTGCGCCATTACGACGTGCTGGAGCAGAAGCTGGCGGGGCGTCCGTTCTTCGGTGGCCGGTTGTCGATGGCGGATATCGCGCTGTTCATGAGCATGCTTTTCATCCGCCGGCTCGGCGGGCCCTCGCTCGACGGCTATCCGGGGCTGGCGGAGTGGTATGCGCGCCTGAAGCTGCGCCCGGCCTTCGCGCAGGTCGTGGCGGAGATGGCGGAAGCGGACCGCAGGCTGTCCTTTCCGGTGAAATTGCGCTCCGCGTGA
- a CDS encoding alpha/beta fold hydrolase translates to MTEIDVQDRQVETGRGLLFARSWGSLDDSIAPILLFHDSLGSVELWRGFPEKLAVATGRRVIAYDRLGFGRSDPFQGRLAIDFVLEEARQIVPLLQRQLGFSSFIACGHSVGGGMAVETAAYLQEDCVGLITMGAQAFVDDRIRDGIRVAQAEFAKPENLVRLSRYHRDPAWVVDAWIGTWLDPAFAGFSLDEALAQVDCPVLAVHGRDDEYGSVDHARRIAAGRGEVAILDGIGHVPHREDPDRLVGLLDTFIREAVFRG, encoded by the coding sequence TTGACTGAAATCGACGTTCAGGACCGGCAGGTCGAGACAGGCCGAGGTCTGCTGTTCGCTCGTAGCTGGGGGAGTCTGGACGACTCGATCGCTCCGATCCTGCTGTTTCACGATTCCCTCGGAAGTGTCGAATTATGGCGCGGCTTTCCGGAAAAGCTGGCCGTCGCGACCGGTCGGCGCGTCATCGCCTATGACCGGCTCGGTTTTGGGCGCTCCGACCCGTTTCAGGGCAGGCTCGCCATCGATTTTGTTCTGGAGGAGGCGCGTCAGATCGTTCCTCTCCTTCAGCGGCAACTCGGCTTCTCCTCCTTCATCGCCTGCGGCCATAGCGTCGGGGGCGGGATGGCCGTCGAAACCGCGGCGTATCTCCAGGAGGATTGCGTGGGACTGATCACGATGGGCGCGCAGGCCTTCGTCGACGACCGCATCCGCGACGGGATCAGGGTGGCGCAGGCCGAGTTCGCCAAGCCCGAGAATCTCGTGCGCCTCAGCCGGTACCATCGCGATCCGGCTTGGGTCGTCGATGCCTGGATCGGGACCTGGCTCGACCCTGCCTTCGCAGGCTTTTCGCTCGACGAGGCGCTCGCGCAGGTCGACTGCCCGGTTCTGGCGGTCCACGGGCGGGACGACGAATACGGCTCCGTCGATCATGCCAGGCGCATCGCAGCGGGGCGGGGAGAGGTGGCGATCCTAGACGGCATCGGCCATGTCCCGCATCGTGAGGACCCGGACAGGCTGGTCGGCCTGCTCGATACCTTCATCCGCGAGGCTGTGTTTCGCGGCTAA
- a CDS encoding TonB-dependent hemoglobin/transferrin/lactoferrin family receptor translates to MGTYSGRLREGVALGSLMVVVLLLASPAIAQQQSRTRAAPAAQAAEAPVVLDQINVQGEGQPGGALLGGPTTTRTTREELDRQQIQSVADLSQRLEAGISFNRVNGSVNIRGLDGARVLTTVDGIRQPFIQDNRIDRSIGTAFDFDALSTLDLLRGGSGSSTLGSGSLGGALAVRTLDPEDLIRPGKTIGGLAKTGFDTTDKAWFGSGAVAGRFHNTWVLLQGGFRKGNETDSRGSNPTIGAARTEPNPADFNQYSFLAKVHQYVNEAHRFGLTGEIFKRDEKIQTRTNAVSLTGNYRPGAHQTQEDVERKRVSLTYDYKQPGGFIDEAHANLYWQGVTRNSILNAYRYTSVVGPYARNNEVEEKSFGFNGHLIKSFITGPVSHKLTLGTELRASTLDQYSAGLDSCRRPYTGAFTACNNLHTNQSDTPRVEGNMMAFYAHHQLGFLDDTLRLTPGVRFDRYEENPKGTAAYLRSSSFAGMPAASSDDAWSPRVRLEYDIIKNAPIVKDVTLFAQWSKGFRAPTASELYANFGAVGTYLRSGNPDLRPETSNGIDVGFRFGDKAFGGSVTFFHTNYRNFIETVQIAPPGGLYPQGGITSYQNVARVEISGVEANMQYAFAPNWLVRGSFAYTDGKNKITGIGLNSIPPVQGILAIAYGNENWGGELSTKLAGGRKSVATTGSTQGFQAPGYAIFNAMAWWRPMPQIADLELQVGVYNIFDRKYWDAVTVPTGVLAQARDYYSEPGRTVKATLKYQF, encoded by the coding sequence ATGGGGACGTATTCCGGCAGATTGCGCGAAGGGGTCGCGCTCGGCAGCTTGATGGTGGTGGTGCTGCTGCTCGCATCGCCCGCCATCGCGCAGCAGCAGAGCCGGACTCGCGCCGCGCCTGCTGCACAGGCCGCCGAGGCCCCGGTCGTCCTCGATCAGATCAACGTGCAGGGCGAAGGGCAGCCGGGCGGAGCGCTGCTGGGCGGACCGACCACGACGCGCACGACGCGCGAGGAACTCGACCGCCAGCAGATCCAGAGCGTCGCGGACCTGTCGCAGCGGCTCGAAGCCGGCATCTCCTTCAACCGGGTGAACGGCTCGGTGAACATCCGCGGCCTGGACGGCGCGCGCGTGCTGACCACGGTCGACGGCATCCGCCAGCCCTTCATCCAGGACAACCGCATCGACCGCAGCATCGGCACGGCCTTCGACTTCGACGCGCTCTCGACGCTCGACCTGCTGCGCGGCGGCAGCGGCAGCAGCACGCTCGGCTCGGGCTCGCTCGGCGGCGCGCTGGCGGTGCGTACCCTCGATCCCGAAGACCTTATCCGTCCAGGCAAGACGATCGGCGGTCTCGCGAAGACCGGGTTCGACACGACCGACAAGGCCTGGTTTGGCAGCGGCGCGGTGGCCGGGCGGTTCCACAATACCTGGGTGCTGCTGCAGGGCGGCTTCCGGAAGGGGAACGAGACCGATAGCCGCGGCTCGAATCCGACGATCGGCGCGGCTCGCACCGAGCCGAACCCGGCTGATTTCAATCAGTACAGCTTCCTCGCCAAGGTCCATCAGTATGTGAACGAGGCGCATCGTTTCGGGCTGACCGGCGAGATCTTCAAGCGCGACGAGAAGATCCAGACGCGGACCAACGCGGTCTCGCTCACCGGCAACTACCGCCCCGGCGCGCACCAGACCCAGGAAGACGTGGAGCGCAAGCGCGTTTCGCTGACCTATGACTACAAGCAGCCAGGCGGCTTCATCGACGAGGCGCATGCCAATCTCTACTGGCAGGGCGTCACGCGGAACTCGATCCTCAACGCCTATCGCTACACGAGCGTGGTCGGCCCCTATGCCCGCAACAACGAGGTCGAGGAGAAGTCCTTCGGCTTCAACGGGCACCTGATCAAGAGCTTCATCACCGGGCCCGTCTCGCACAAGCTCACGCTCGGCACGGAACTGCGCGCATCGACGCTCGACCAGTATTCGGCGGGATTGGATAGCTGTCGCCGCCCCTATACGGGCGCGTTCACCGCCTGCAACAACCTGCACACCAACCAGTCCGACACGCCGCGGGTCGAGGGCAACATGATGGCGTTCTACGCGCATCATCAGCTCGGCTTCCTCGATGACACGCTTCGCCTGACGCCCGGCGTCCGCTTCGACCGATATGAGGAAAATCCGAAGGGGACCGCAGCCTATCTCAGGAGCTCGTCCTTCGCGGGGATGCCGGCCGCGTCCAGCGACGACGCCTGGTCGCCGCGCGTGCGGCTGGAATACGACATCATCAAGAACGCGCCGATTGTGAAGGACGTCACTTTGTTCGCGCAGTGGTCGAAGGGCTTCCGGGCTCCGACCGCCAGCGAGCTCTATGCGAATTTCGGCGCGGTCGGCACCTATCTGCGCAGCGGCAATCCCGATCTGCGTCCGGAAACCAGCAACGGCATCGATGTCGGCTTCCGCTTCGGCGACAAGGCGTTCGGCGGTTCGGTGACCTTCTTCCACACGAACTACCGCAACTTCATCGAGACGGTGCAGATCGCGCCTCCGGGCGGACTCTATCCGCAGGGCGGCATCACCAGCTACCAGAACGTGGCGCGCGTCGAGATTTCCGGCGTCGAGGCGAACATGCAGTATGCGTTCGCACCGAACTGGCTGGTGCGCGGCTCCTTTGCCTATACCGACGGCAAGAACAAGATCACCGGCATCGGTCTCAACTCGATCCCGCCGGTGCAGGGCATCCTCGCGATCGCCTATGGCAACGAGAATTGGGGCGGCGAGCTGTCGACGAAGCTGGCCGGCGGCCGCAAGAGCGTCGCCACGACCGGCTCGACACAGGGCTTCCAGGCTCCGGGCTATGCGATCTTCAACGCCATGGCCTGGTGGCGCCCGATGCCGCAGATCGCAGACCTTGAATTGCAGGTCGGCGTCTACAATATCTTCGACAGGAAATACTGGGATGCCGTGACGGTGCCGACCGGTGTTCTGGCTCAGGCCCGCGACTATTACAGCGAGCCGGGCCGCACCGTGAAGGCGACGCTGAAGTATCAGTTCTGA